A segment of the Chloracidobacterium sp. genome:
ATAACACGGCTGATTGGCGTCGGGGTCTGTCTGGCAGCCTTAGTGTTGTTTATTGGCGGGCTGACGGCGCTTTACCGTTTGGCGCGCGCCTCCGTACGCGAGTATGTCCAGCGCCGGACGCCGCCGACAGCTCCAGCGCGGCCGCTGTTCAAAGTTAAAGTTGTGACGCCGACCAAAGTGTACGCCGCGCCAACGGATAACCCAACGCCGCGTGATTGGCTGGGTGACCTTGCGGCCGGCGTCGAAGCAGATGTGCTGGAAATGAAGGGTGACTTTTACCGCATCCGACCACAGAAATGGGCGCGTCGCAAAGCAGCACTGGTGACGGAAGGATGGGTTCTACGTGAGCAGGTGGACGGCGGCTTTTGAGCGGCGCGCAGGCGGCGCGTCCGCCGCCTGTCAGCTGCGGGATGGAGGCCGTCCTGGGCGGCCTCAAGTGGTGACAAGGAACTGCCGCAACTTTTCCACATGGGGACTGACCTCGCTTCGCCGGTAGTCAATCAGCCCTTCCTCGCGGAACTGGTTCATAATCGTCGTGATGATTTCGCGGGACGTACCGACCATTTGCGCCAGTTCTTCATGCGTCAGTCGTAGCCGCTCCAAACCGGAGTCGCTGCTCGATTTGAGCAAGACGCGCGCCAAGCGGCGCGTCGTGTTGTCAAACGCAAGGGTTTCAATCTGCTGCTGCGCTTCCGAAAGCCGCTTGCAAAACAGCGAGAGCATATCCAACAGCGCCTTCGGATTCTCCCGCAGCATCGCCAGAAAGTCGTGAACGCGAATCGCCAACACGCGCGTGGACTCCATGGCCACCGCCTGATCGCTGCGGCGGTCGTCCACCTCACAGAAACACAACTCGCCGAAAATCTCGCCGGCGCGGTGAATGCTGATAATCTTCTCTTTGCCGTCGTCTGAAACGCGCG
Coding sequences within it:
- a CDS encoding Crp/Fnr family transcriptional regulator; the protein is MSTIDPIAEFIQGQLNEIRNVSSEREYHRNETIYHLDDPADHIFYILSGSVKITRVSDDGKEKIISIHRAGEIFGELCFCEVDDRRSDQAVAMESTRVLAIRVHDFLAMLRENPKALLDMLSLFCKRLSEAQQQIETLAFDNTTRRLARVLLKSSSDSGLERLRLTHEELAQMVGTSREIITTIMNQFREEGLIDYRRSEVSPHVEKLRQFLVTT